Below is a genomic region from Triticum dicoccoides isolate Atlit2015 ecotype Zavitan chromosome 5A, WEW_v2.0, whole genome shotgun sequence.
TGCTGAACAAATGTTCCCTAGGGTGAATGAGAAAGCAAGCGGCTGAGGGATGCTAGAGTGTGTAATGAAGAAGAGGAGATGCCACTACATCCATCGCATATGTTTCCACTTGCCGAGACAAGGGAGAGAGATGAGTAAGGGGAGATAATAAGGCACGGGAGGGATGCCAAGTAGGGCCAATAAAAAATCTTGTAATgatgtattttttttattttggatgTGGGGAGCTGATGTGGCTGCCACATCAGTTAGCCAAAGTCCACCTCAGCTCAAAGCTACCCTTCTATTGGGGCAAAGGGTACAATGTTACGGTACTGAGGGTTGGACTTGCAAATAAAACATCATTGAAACTGGGTTGCAATTTGAACCCGCGGAAATAATTGATGAACGAAACATGTAACTTTTTTATTCTAATACCCTTTGCTCAATTCTGGTTATCAACCTTGGGAGAAAGCTTTGTTTCTTTGGTCATCTATAGAGCATCCTCTTCAGCAACAGAGGAACTATAATCAGTGTACCGATTCCACTAACAGTAAAAGCAGAACATCTCTATAATACATTATTTTGCGACAATATAGAAAACACCATCTTCTTTTCAGCTCTTCTTGTAGAAGTCTGGTTTTTAGCCCTGAACATTTAACCTTCAACATTACAATCCAAACTATGAAAACTGTCCACTGATCTGCTCTGTTGACAGGCCTGAACAATGAAAAACTGAGGTAGCTCGTGGCCTTCTCAAAGCATCTCCGCCCTTGCCATGCTGTCACCATCAATGGGTCTAATGACTAAAGGAGATGTACATGTTGCGCCTTTTCGGCCACCCACTGTTGTCATTCGATCCCAGGGGCGATGCCCTGATCTAGATGCCACTAGCTCCAGTGCTAGTGGACGCTAGAACTCTTCAGAGACGGTTCTCCAGGGTCCCCGGCATGACCATCGTGTTTCTTTCAGCATCATTGCTGCTTAGCGAGGAAGTCTAGAGGGGGAGATGCTTGATTGGAAAGGGTTGGAGTATTAGAGTGAAATGTGGCCCCAGTGCCCACAACACTTCATTTCGTTATATCATTATGGTATTATTGCTTTGGTCACTGCATAAGGGATATTGTGATTTATTGTATCACATTCTTAATTTTATATATATCCAGTCATTATTATGGTTTATATTTAATGATTCCGCATGGTGAAAAAGTTGCCGCGGTTACTTTTCTAGGACTagtgtattacatcaaatagatatcttgGAATAACCTCAATAATACATCTCATTAAAGAATGAAATTACCTTTTTCAATTAGTATCAACATTCGTATTCATGTCGACAGCATCAAGTCCTATGTTAAATACAAGCTCATGTGTACTTTATGTGCTCTAGTACATTATGCAACTTCGAAGGCTGTCTTCGAAATAAAGGTTCAAGACGGAAAGAAGAACTACCATTTTCCAACTTTTTAGCATCGTACATTTCGTTCCATGCTTGAACTATCTCATCAATCTTGAAGCTCAATCCTGAATAACAAAGAAAAAAATCTTAACAACTTATATGCCCTTGAATGTAGTTAAGAGGATCTAAAATTTCGAACTTCTAGCATAGCAGATTAGTTAAGTTAAAATGTAACAATGAGCACCAGGATTAAATGTAATTTTTGCTATTTGTAAGGCATAACATGACCAAGACAAATTAATGATATCTGATTTTTTTTGTCCATAAACATTTTTGAAGTAATACTGAAGTTGCTTCCGGAATCTATTATTACAAATTGTAGCATGACAGTTGTTGTGGACATACCTTACTATCCGCTGATGAAACCAATTGTCTTTGGATAGTGGCAAGCTACACACTGACTATGGCAGATCCTAATGTTTGCGTTTCTTCGCGATAACATACAAGTCTGTATAAGTTGGATATTTGGAAATGTGTCGTAGTCTTTTTTTTATACTATTACAAATAGCCATCCACCAATTCTGGTTAACACTAGTGGTCCACTAAAAATATTTGAAGATGGCTCCCTATGTTAGGGTTTAGATTGTCTTTCTCAATGAATGAGGTAGTAAAACTTGAACTGCATGCAGAAGCTTACATTTCCCAGAATAATCATTATAAGAAGCATGAAATTATTAACATACATGGTGTACATATACAAGTTTTGGTATTGATGATTTAGCAACAGAGGAACAAAAAATTACAGAAAAAGGTCACACGATTACATCATACCTTCTTGAGTTTTCTCATTCGCACAATGGTTCTTTATCATTACACTGATATCTGCCAGCGAAGCTCCACCGGTCTTAAATTTCTCAATTGCTTCGGTGAGACTCTCCTCCCAGCTAGCAAGACCTAACTGGAATTCTACTACTGATCGCTCATAAAGAATGGTAGCCCATGAAATGTTTAGCTGTGATCGCATATTTGAAGCTTGCTCAAACGCTTCATCTGCTGTTAAATCTTTTTGGTGCCCATCCAATCCCAACTTATCCAGTAGGATTTTCTCCTTTTTTGATTTAGATAACCCTTTTAGTCGCAAGTATTCTATTCCCTCCCACATCTCCATTCCTTTTTCCATATTATCCTCAGCACGATTGAATAGCTCTAGTACTTCAGTTCGCATGTCTACCTTACAAGCATCTGCATAACGCCAAGAAAGTTTTGCTTGCTCAAACTGTTGATTTCCAAGCGCAATAAGGCCTTCATAAAAGTCTGGCTTTACATCCACGGTATCTTCAAACTTCTTTCCAGCTTTGACGTATTCAGCGCATGCCAGTTCGTATGCGGTTTTGACCTGGGAAAGTACAGAGTCCTTTGAAGCATCCTCTGATAAAGATAGTCGTTTCTTTGCACGAGACATGTGTATGTTGCCCCAGTTAAACAATGCTAAAGCTGCCATTTCCTGAAATTTTGCCTCTGCGGCATGAAATATCTCCTGGGCTTCTTCGCTTGTGATGGTGTCTTCCATTGCCTCAATGCACAGCCGCGTACCAAGGTCACGGAGATCCACTAATGCATCAGAATCAAAACCAACATGGTTCTTGAATAGACGAGCGAACTGCACCATCCAGTCATCAGCATATGATGAGCTCTTGTCTTCTGCTGGGTGTCTAGCGCTTCCGCACTCAGAGATGCTATGCTTTCTTTCCAGTGTTGCCGTAGAAATATTGGGCATGACGATGTCCTTGGTGATCTCGCGCTCAGGACTTACTTCTTTTATGTACAGCCGAGCGGGTCCTTGCTTCAGATCCTCAACCCACCTTAGTTCCTCAGTTGATGTAATTGTCACCAAGTCACCCTCTATGTCCTGAAACTTAAGAAGCATTGCCTTCAGGTGGGGACTGTACTTACACCGAGCTACATTTATCGCTTGCCGTAGACTACAGTCTTCTGGAACAAGTGCAATCCTTATGTCATCTCCCATAACAAACTTTACAGTCTTTGTTTCTCCATCGCTAGCATATGCGCGCTTCTGTTTTTGGTGCTCATCTCCCCCAGGACTTGCTAGTTTAACTGAAGTTTGCTTTTCCTGCTTGTCCCCGCCACGACTAGTATGCCGCTTTAAGGAGCGTCTTGCTTGGTTGCCATTGATAAACCTTTCATACATCTCAGAGTGAATTTCTTGGTTGCTACGGCTAGTGGTTGGTACATCCTCAATTTGCTTTTGACGCACATCCATATCGGCGACTTGATTCTGCTTTGTATGCATTACCTGCTGATCCTGACCACTTCTCACCTTTATCTCTTTGAGGGGCTTTTCATGCGTATTTTGACTCTCTGTTTCTTTGTGGTGCATTTGTTCCGCATCCCTCGGAGCATGCTGCAGTCGTTGGCCTTCATCATCTGCTCCTAGTTTGTGCTGACCATGCTTCACCTGGTTCTGTTCCGTGTTCCTTTTATCCTCGTCATGATTATGTCTCGATGGCATCTCCCGGGTATCATTTCCTTCATTGCTTAAGTCATTCTCCATGTGGTTTTCTTCACTGCACTCTTCTTcgttgccatcttcatcattctcTTGCTCATCGTCATCGTGAATCAACCACACCTCCTCAACTATGGAATTGTTTCTAAATCTGCGAGATACTTTCCTCTGGATCTTCTCTTTTGAAAAACCGGCCTTAGGCTCTACCGGTGACACAACCTGATTCTCCAATAAATTTTCTGTCTCCATCTCCTCCCTAAGGCTCTCGTAGAGCTCCAATGCAGTGACATTGTTTGGTTCCAAGCTCAGCACCTTCTGCACATCCTCACAAGCCAGATCCAGCCTATCCAATGCTTCAAAGCATCGTGCCCTTTTCAGCAATGCATTTGTATACTTCGGCGATGCTTCCAGTGCTGCGTTGCACTCGTCAACCGCTCGTTCATAACTCTCAGGTTTCATGTGCATGTAACATGCAGCAATATTGCAGTGGAGGAAGGCGATATCATCGTGCCCCTTTGGCAAAAGCTTTATTGCCTTATCAAACTCAAGAGCCGCCCCCTCATAATCCCGCCTCTGGAATAGCCTTGTCCCCTCTCCCTTAAGTTCGATAGCCTTCTCATAGTCTCTCTTCTGGGATAACATCGTCTTTTCCTCCAATTCGGTTTTCGCCCCCTCTTCCTTGGAGTCAACAGCTGCCTCATCCTCCTTGGAAGCCCCTTCCTCCTTCAGTTGGGTGGTTGTACCCTCCTCCTTCAAGTCGATGGCCGTTGAcgccctttcctccttctgttcaaTGGGCGTCCCCTCCTTCTTTAACTCTGTTACCACCCCAATAGCGAGGTCTTCATCTTTATTCACCAGTGAATTGGGAatgtcctggctgctgcttgaactAGGTGCGCAATTAATTGATCCAGATTCACTTTGTTTCTTCTCGCTTGGCATCTCCTCCATGCTTCAGAATTTGCAAGCCTTCCCCTTTCCCCAAATCAAGGAAGAGGCATTTGAATTACACAAGCAAGCTGTTCTTGCGCcacctttttcttttcttcctggATCAACAAAAGGATCTTTTGCTCCTCCTTTCAGATGAAGTAGCCGCAATGATAACGAAGAATGAAGTCGAGGAATACGGGAAAGAGAGATCGAGCAACAAGGATTCGCTCCTCCCTCTTCCCCGTGCAAATGGACACCTTACCCTACCCTGGCAACTCCATTGGGAACACACAGGATAGAATGATGCATCAGATGGAGGAGGAACTGGTGGGGACTGTCCTAAGTTTGGCAAGAAAGTAAATGCAAGGAGAAGGGGAAAATGCTTGAAGGAGGAAGAATGGGGCAAAGGGGAAAGCAAAGCATGAGGAAGCATGACACGAAATGGAGCAAAGGGTTGGATGGGCAGGGTGCGAGCAGAAGGGAAGCCACACACTTTTTGGGTAGCATCAGGGAACCATGGCATGCATGTTCCTTTTTTTGGGTCGTCTCTGAAAGGTTTGAAGTTCGTCAGCTATATTTGACTTGTGGCTTCTGTGGTTAGCATTGTGACTACGTGCGCATCAAAACCATTTTTACTAATTTTAGCGCTTTCTAAGACTAATTTATCTAAGATCAGAATGGCTATAAGCCCACTTGGCGCTTCCTATTTCTTCCTGATTTCTGCTGCAGATGTTTACTGGAGCAACGTAAACATCCAAGAAAGGTTTCAGATCAGAATGTAGGCAAATGTTAAGACTCTCCTACTTGCCTCACTAGCCGTAGATTGGTGGAGGGTAAAATCGACATGAAAGCGCAGTATGTGCATGGAAGCAACATCCTAGAAAATGATGTGTGATTCTTTTTTTTAGAATATGGCGTGTTGAAGATAGGCCAATCTTTGTGTTACCCGCAACACCGTATTTGTTTAGGTCTTAACAAAGCGTACATCTGCTTATTACTAGCACATATCATGTTTTTTTTTATTTGCAAGAAAGTAGTTTGTATTAGAAGGGGGCCTTGGCACAGCAGTAAAGcggttgccttgtgaccatgaggtcacggtttTGAATCCTGAAAACAACCTCTTGCAAAACTGTAGAGAAGGCTGCGTATAATAGACCCAAAGTGATCGGATCTTTCCCTAAACCCTGCATAAGCTGAAGTTACATGCATCGGACTGCCTTTCAAAGTAGTTTGTATTACTCAGCCTGGACCATTACAATGTTGTGAGATATGTTCACAAATTCATCCGGACCTGACCCTATCCACACAACCGTTTGGGCTTCGGTTCGGTCATTAGTACCCATGTAATCACTAGCAGTGTTTTGACTACGACAGCTACTGTAGCTCATGAATGGTCAAAGAAGACGCATTGAGAAGTGGCAATTTAGAATCCGGCACATTAGACGATTCCTTGCGGTTGGGCTAAGCGTATTAGCGATGAGTACAAGAAAGGAAAAGATCGTTTTCTCACGATCGTTAAGCTTATTCAAAATATCTTTAATCTAGTCGATGCTTGAAGAATTTTGCAAATCCCTCTTAATGTTCAGGGCTTTGAGGACTTCGTCGTGGCGTCGCTTGGCACCATTTTCAGCACGTGCAACATATCATGTTCAGTGTTGCACTCTGTCATGCGTACGACGATCTATGGGACCAGCAAAGGCCCTTTTACGGTTTAACTGGGGAGATCGGCGAGCACAAAGAGCAGAGCTAGCAAAaacacacgatgtttacccaggttcgggctgctatGAAGcgtgaaaccctactcctgctttgtgtatTGGATATGTATATGTCCAGTTACAAGGTGCACACGTCCTGGCAAGGTGCTCGAAAGGTGTAGCTACGTGTGCAAATGGACAGGGTTTTAATCTTTATCAAggtagccatgggcctccttttatagataaaaGGGTCACCATAGTGGTAAAATGGTAAATACGCACTGTAAATAGTGGCTACAGTGTCAAATACCTAACTCTGATGGGTTAGGACAAACACATTAATTACGCTGTGAGGTGTCTtgctgatgcagagcatcctacagatatcaccatgtcaagagtccatttgacgCAAGTGATACGTGCGACATCtatttcacatacataaaggtgaatcatctctttTACATGTGCtcgcttgaccccttcgaggatggtatactacttgaccttcCATCGCGCATGCATAAGTATTGTTGAAGCTTCACGAATGTCGAGGAGGAGTGTAAGCGCCAATGAacgactacaccatccgcgagggaagcgtggaagagaagagggaagaaaggagaagaagatggaGCAGCTGCCGGAGACAGGTCGGACATCTGGACCTCCTCCCGGAcatccggacctcctcccggaCATCTGGACCTCCTCCCGGAcatccggacctcctcccggacatccggacctcctcccggaCATCCGGAACCTCTCCCGGATCGTTCGGCTATGACGACGAGGAAGACAACATGGACCCATCCGAAGCCGAATCATTCGGACCCCCGACGCCCGAATCAGCCAGAATCTCGTTCAGATCATCTGGCCTTGCCTGCGTGCATGCCTCCGGGCCGAGACACATGTACCCATTCGCCCCTTAGACTACAAATAGACCTCCTCCCCATTTTTAGGGTCAGCAAATATGATGGCTCATTTCTagttgagctttgctcctacctctactcttggaGTTCTATTTATGACCACTCCATTGGAGTTCANNNNNNNNNNNNNNNNNNNNNNNNNNNNNNNNNNNNNNNNNNNNNNNNNNNNNNNNNNNNNNNNNNNNNNNNNNNNNNNNNNNNNNNNNNNNNNNNNNNNNNNNNNNNNNNNNNNNNNNNNNNNNNNNNNNNNNNNNNNNNNNNNNNNNNNNNNNNNNNNNNNNNNNNNNNNNNNNNNNNNNNNNNNNNNNNNNNNNNNNNNNNNNNNNNNNNNNNNNNNNNGAGAAGGATCATCTAGATCATGAAGACCTCATCtcttttggatttgggatgaactctatctAGTACtgatttccctttgttgttcatgtaccttgtgggttcatgtgtttgttagtctagtggatgtgtgattggacttgtttttgagtgtttccccttgtgatttctctcccgtTCTTcgtgtgttcttcatgttcttcacgGGACCCCcctccaaatcgtgaaagatcggcccttagggttccaccctacatcatcttggtatcatgagccacgttgatcatgaattTGGAGTCCCTATCCCTATTTTTCTAGcataattttgttgatttcgtcccaaatttgaaaatccccaccaaaaatagccccattttttgtgatttgttggtttgatgatgttttgttggatttgatccatggatttgatgTGTTACTCGTAGATCTAGCTTCCCCACAAGTtttcccaccttccatccacgaaatctcctcaattttgaccccaaaatcatcCATTTCTACCCAAAAATCGTGTCCCTGAGAGGAAATCCCGAGTAgtgtgacctgcccggatcatccggaagtgCTCCTGGATCATCCGGATCCACCTGGATCAGCTGGGCCCTCTCCCGGACGCCTGGACACCCCACGCGCCCGAAAACCAGTTGAcctacccggatcatccgggccaacTCCCGGATGTTGGGATAACCTTGAAACTGACACGACTGAATTTTTGttttggccataactaattcattcggagtccgattttgacattttttagctcgttttgaagctattgacatcctcaATCCCATAAAAATACTACCAACACCATTAGACTCCATCAAatctttggaactttggcatctttgcctattcCCTCCACCATATAATTCGCATAACCACCATCgttttccgcaacctaacccattttgttccccatcgcatttgtggttgcttgagttatgatttgagtctcctaaggtgtttcggctacttagggacagttgcttcttcatcaaccacccccATCACTTCCTCATTGTCACCTTCAAAATCACCATCGCTTTtgcactaccaccatttgacatttgagattttgagttcacgattttttcgtttcctaaggtgttttggctaattAGGAACTGTTCTACATCGAGCACACCACCACTCATCTTCGccacgaggtcgtcatcgacatTGACCACTTAACCATCATCCGTCCTTGCTCACAAACGAGAAACCctcgacggtaacctcgacgacatccattgtatattcccttgccatggcATTGTTAACCccgagcccattttgcgtcacttgcccatCGAGACTAGtcattgagtattgccagcaacgttacttgtgcacattagtgatccgtaccttccattgcatgcataccatatcatcttggtatcctcatcttggtatcatcatatcatcttgtgtcacaagattgttcccacatatacacaattgctatcttggtttgtgcatttcgcatagtggCCATAACAAAAAAAGgcctttaagcaaaagagaaaagcaaagagcttgtaagcaatggcCATAGCATGGCCACATTACATATCATACTACCATATTGATCATACCATACtaccatattgatcatcttggatcatcgtgtgtgaatcaccgggaaccatacatacatagcatagttgggatagaaagttgatacattttgcatcttataggctgTGCACAACTGTTGTATCCGCCtaatgagcaatcgtgctagcgtctctctagagttgtgcaacacgagcgtttttcgtggattccacattttgagctcattccttggttgcacgaccccatttatctatccatgtgtgtgtttccatgtcCCATTCATTGCTATCGGTCTACTTGTTTcatttgcgaatttgtgaatctcttttaacattattgactcttactaacaattgcatcaatttTTTGTGCCACTTGTCCTAACCAAGCCACTCGATAGCTTTACTTTGTAGATGTGAGTgagcaagtccggtaccaattccactattctttcatttcacattgagtgaaatgggatacatcctcaactttgggaaaaggtagcttggtattgtttatctcatttcctattcacctctactcgagtcttgtgatggataggcaaagcataTCTACTTCGGTCTACACTAACAACGACGAGTTTGATGCCACGGAAAACTTCTTCGAAGCCAAGATggatgctcaaatggaggagatcaaagccctcatcaagacctacaagcggtcttcctcatcttcgagaagacgctcaagtgcacatgcttccgagctaccatctccggcaaggtcgCATCGGCATCAACACCAtcactgatgtagggtggaaccctctaGGCCAATCTTTCATGATTTGGAGGGGGATtcccgaagaacacgatgaacacacgATGGGAAATGAGAGGACACTCGGATCAACAAGAAtaggtcacacatgtgctagatccatgaacacaaagagagaCACATGATTCAAATCCAACAAAGGGGGATATAAGTAActagttcatctccaagaggaggtcttgaaccCACTAGGGGATCTTCGCCTAGGTGGAGGGCTTGAATCCACTTGGGAGATCTTCGCCTAGGTGGAGGGCTTGAATCCACGTGGGAGATCTTCTCCTAGGTGGAGGGCTTGAATCCACTTGGGAGATCTTCTCCTAGGTGGACGGCTTGGCCTCCAATGGAATAGGtaacaagtggatgagcaaagctctatctctcataTGAGCTATACCAATGCTAGCCCTAATAAGAggtaggagtatatatagtctagggtgcgaaagggtacatgggcttcggcccagcactcTGTGCACAGACGAGCGTCGGGCGTCCGGACATCCAGTGGCTCGCGAGGGTGTCGGACGTCCGACATTTCAGCTCGGATCAGGTGGCGTCGGATTTCCGAAGGCGGTTAGCCGTCCGGTCGTTGGTCGTCTGGAGGTCTCGGATTTCCAATAATTTCCCTTTTGTTGGGTGGCACCATATGTCCGGAGGGACTCGGTTGTCCGGTCGTT
It encodes:
- the LOC119301101 gene encoding HSP-interacting protein-like; the protein is MEEMPSEKKQSESGSINCAPSSSSSQDIPNSLVNKDEDLAIGVVTELKKEGTPIEQKEERASTAIDLKEEGTTTQLKEEGASKEDEAAVDSKEEGAKTELEEKTMLSQKRDYEKAIELKGEGTRLFQRRDYEGAALEFDKAIKLLPKGHDDIAFLHCNIAACYMHMKPESYERAVDECNAALEASPKYTNALLKRARCFEALDRLDLACEDVQKVLSLEPNNVTALELYESLREEMETENLLENQVVSPVEPKAGFSKEKIQRKVSRRFRNNSIVEEVWLIHDDDEQENDEDGNEEECSEENHMENDLSNEGNDTREMPSRHNHDEDKRNTEQNQVKHGQHKLGADDEGQRLQHAPRDAEQMHHKETESQNTHEKPLKEIKVRSGQDQQVMHTKQNQVADMDVRQKQIEDVPTTSRSNQEIHSEMYERFINGNQARRSLKRHTSRGGDKQEKQTSVKLASPGGDEHQKQKRAYASDGETKTVKFVMGDDIRIALVPEDCSLRQAINVARCKYSPHLKAMLLKFQDIEGDLVTITSTEELRWVEDLKQGPARLYIKEVSPEREITKDIVMPNISTATLERKHSISECGSARHPAEDKSSSYADDWMVQFARLFKNHVGFDSDALVDLRDLGTRLCIEAMEDTITSEEAQEIFHAAEAKFQEMAALALFNWGNIHMSRAKKRLSLSEDASKDSVLSQVKTAYELACAEYVKAGKKFEDTVDVKPDFYEGLIALGNQQFEQAKLSWRYADACKVDMRTEVLELFNRAEDNMEKGMEMWEGIEYLRLKGLSKSKKEKILLDKLGLDGHQKDLTADEAFEQASNMRSQLNISWATILYERSVVEFQLGLASWEESLTEAIEKFKTGGASLADISVMIKNHCANEKTQEGLSFKIDEIVQAWNEMYDAKKLENGSSSFRLEPLFRRQPSKLHNVLEHIKYT